Proteins encoded by one window of Martelella endophytica:
- a CDS encoding ABC transporter permease — translation MRPVPAWRKALVRPETGSICGTILVFVFFAMIAGNSGMFSAEGFINWGTVSAQFAIIAVGACLLMIAGEFDLSIGSMIGFSGIIIALLTVQLGVPTWIAIIAAFALAVAIGGLNGYLVIRTGLPSFIVTLAFLFILRGLTIYIAIATTSKTIIGGVKEASEGDWLAALFGGHVLTGLFSWLADKGLIGQFVAGPRAGQPVVEGIPMLMVWALALIIVGHFILVRTKFGNWIFAAGGDAQAARYVGVPVNRVKILMFMLTAFCATVFATCQVMEFGSAAADRGLLKEFEAIISVVIGGALLTGGYGSVIGAALGALIFGVVQQGLFFAGVESSLFRVFLGVILLLAVILNTYIRRRITGER, via the coding sequence ATGCGCCCCGTGCCGGCATGGCGCAAGGCGCTGGTGCGCCCGGAAACCGGCAGCATCTGCGGCACCATCCTCGTCTTCGTCTTCTTCGCCATGATCGCCGGTAATAGCGGCATGTTCTCCGCCGAAGGTTTCATCAATTGGGGAACGGTCTCGGCCCAGTTCGCGATCATCGCCGTCGGCGCCTGCCTCCTGATGATCGCAGGCGAATTCGATCTGTCGATCGGCTCGATGATCGGTTTTTCCGGCATCATCATCGCGCTGTTGACGGTGCAGCTTGGCGTTCCGACCTGGATCGCGATCATTGCGGCCTTCGCGCTCGCCGTCGCCATCGGCGGGCTCAACGGCTATCTGGTGATCCGCACCGGCCTGCCCTCTTTCATCGTCACGCTCGCCTTCCTGTTCATTCTCAGGGGACTGACGATCTACATCGCCATCGCCACCACCTCGAAGACCATCATCGGCGGCGTCAAGGAAGCCTCCGAGGGTGACTGGCTGGCCGCGCTCTTCGGCGGCCATGTGCTGACCGGACTGTTCTCGTGGCTTGCGGACAAGGGCCTCATCGGCCAGTTCGTCGCCGGCCCCCGCGCCGGCCAGCCGGTGGTCGAAGGGATCCCGATGCTGATGGTCTGGGCGCTGGCGCTGATCATCGTCGGCCACTTCATTCTGGTGCGCACCAAGTTCGGCAACTGGATCTTTGCCGCCGGCGGGGATGCGCAGGCGGCGCGCTATGTCGGCGTGCCGGTGAACCGGGTGAAGATCCTGATGTTCATGCTGACAGCCTTCTGCGCCACCGTTTTCGCCACCTGCCAGGTGATGGAATTCGGCTCGGCGGCGGCCGACCGCGGCCTTTTGAAGGAGTTCGAGGCGATCATTTCGGTGGTCATCGGCGGCGCCCTTCTGACTGGCGGCTACGGCTCCGTGATCGGCGCCGCTCTTGGCGCCCTGATCTTCGGCGTGGTCCAGCAGGGCCTGTTCTTTGCCGGCGTCGAGAGTTCGCTGTTTCGGGTCTTCCTCGGCGTCATCCTGCTCCTGGCGGTGATCCTCAACACCTATATCCGCCGCCGCATCACGGGGGAGCGATGA